The DNA segment CGAACCAAAAGGATCCTGATATATAATCATCATCCTGCGTCTAAAACGCTGCATTCTTCTTTTATCAAGATTTGTTATTTCCTCATTATCAAAAAATATGGAACCTGATGTTGGATCAATAATTCTTAGCAGCATTTTGCCACAGGTTGTTTTGCCACAGCCCGATTCGCCGACCAGACCCATTACCTCTCTGTTATTAATAAAAAAGCTTACACCATCAACAGCACGTAAGGCTTTTCTTTTCCCTGCTCCATTTTTACCTACATAAAACCATTTTTTTAAATCTTTAACTTCTATCAATTTTTTCATAATATAGCCTATTGTTTATTTCTTTGTAATATATTCTTCTTCAACCAGGTGACATTTAACCAGATGATCTGGCTCTACCTCAATTAATTCCGGCATCTCTTTAAAGCATCTTTCGTAAGCGTAATCACACCTGGAAGCAAATGGACAACCTGGCGGAAGATGAAGTAAATTAGGCACAACTCCCTTTATAGTATCTAAAACCTTTGTTTCTTTATCCATTCTGGGGATAGATCTATTTAATCCCCTGGTGTAAGGGTGTAATGATTTCTCAAATATAGTATAGATATCGGTATATTCTACGATATGACCGGCATACATTACCGCCACATAATCACACATTTCAGAGATTACTCCCAAATCATGAGTAATCATTAGTACAGAAGTATTAAATTCTTTTTTTAATTCATTCATCAGGCGAAGAATTTGTGCCTGTATAGTTACATCCAGTGCGGTAGTAGGTTCATCTGCTATCAACAAAGCCGGGTTACATGATAAAGCCATGGCTATCATAACTCTCTGACGCATACCCCCGGATAGCTCATGAGGATAATTTTTCATCCTTTTATCAGCATCGGGAATTCCCACTACCTCAAGCATCTGAACCGCTTTTTCATAAGCTCCTTTTTTTGTAAGATTCTGATGCAATAAAATGGTCTCGACAATTTCATGTCCGATAGTGAAAACAGGGTCCAGGGAAGTCATTGGTTCCTGAAAAATCATTGATATTTTGCAACCGCGAATCTTACGCATTTCTCTTTCATTTAAAGTACACAGGTTTTTACCCTCGAAGATTATTTCACCACTGACTATTTTACCCGGAGGTTGTGGAATCAAACGCATAATAGATAAAGCTGTTACGCTTTTGCCTGAGCCAGATTCTCCAACAATTCCCAATGTTTCTCCTTTATTCAGGGAAAAGCTAACAGCATCAACTGCTTTTACTATTCCTTCATGAGTAAAGAAAGATGTCTTTAAATTGTTTACTTTTAATAATTCTTTCTTTTTATTCATAATATTTATTTTTTCTATAATAACTATATACCTACTGTTTTAACCTTGGGTCCAAAATATCTCTCAATCCGTCCCCTAATAGATTTAACCCTAATACAGACAACAAAATTGCTATCCCCGGAAAAGTTGCGGCCCACCAGGCTCCGCTTACTATATAAGAATAACTATCTGATAACATTGCTCCCCATTCCGGTGTAGGAGGTTGTGCGCCCAGGCCTAAAAAACCAAGTGCCGCGCAATCTAAAATAGCAGTTGCCAGCATTAAGGTACCATATACAATAACAGGAGCAATACTATTAGGAATTATATGACTAATAATAATTCTCCAATGGCTTGAACCAATTGCTTTTTGAAATTCGATATATTCCATTTCTTTAATATACAAAACTGAGCTTCGGATAATTCTGGCCATTTGTGGTGAATAGACAATCCCTATGGCAATCATGGCCTTCTCCAAGCCTTGTCCCACTACTGTTACAATAACTATAGCCAGCAATAAAGCAGGAAAGGCAAACATAATATCAACAAAGCGCATAATAACTGCATCAACCCAGCCACCAAAATACCCGGATAAAACACCAAAGGTAATACCTAAAACCATTGCAATTCCAACAGCTAC comes from the Atribacterota bacterium genome and includes:
- a CDS encoding ABC transporter ATP-binding protein, with translation MNKKKELLKVNNLKTSFFTHEGIVKAVDAVSFSLNKGETLGIVGESGSGKSVTALSIMRLIPQPPGKIVSGEIIFEGKNLCTLNEREMRKIRGCKISMIFQEPMTSLDPVFTIGHEIVETILLHQNLTKKGAYEKAVQMLEVVGIPDADKRMKNYPHELSGGMRQRVMIAMALSCNPALLIADEPTTALDVTIQAQILRLMNELKKEFNTSVLMITHDLGVISEMCDYVAVMYAGHIVEYTDIYTIFEKSLHPYTRGLNRSIPRMDKETKVLDTIKGVVPNLLHLPPGCPFASRCDYAYERCFKEMPELIEVEPDHLVKCHLVEEEYITKK
- a CDS encoding ABC transporter permease, with translation MEENIQIKKETTFGELTRRLKYNKSAVFGLIIVLFMVFCAITADFIAPNEPFPSPPVLSNKLKPGFWSDKGAEGMPLGSDGLGRCILSRIIYGARVSLTAGFVAVGIAMVLGITFGVLSGYFGGWVDAVIMRFVDIMFAFPALLLAIVIVTVVGQGLEKAMIAIGIVYSPQMARIIRSSVLYIKEMEYIEFQKAIGSSHWRIIISHIIPNSIAPVIVYGTLMLATAILDCAALGFLGLGAQPPTPEWGAMLSDSYSYIVSGAWWAATFPGIAILLSVLGLNLLGDGLRDILDPRLKQ